In the genome of Epinephelus lanceolatus isolate andai-2023 chromosome 18, ASM4190304v1, whole genome shotgun sequence, one region contains:
- the gfap gene encoding glial fibrillary acidic protein produces the protein MESQRIQSSYRKRFGPQGSSGTGVRIGSLSSGRFSWHGTPRNLTHSSPISRISLGSTNAALLLGSPVDRLDFSADSLMKAQYKETRTNEKVEMMGLNDRFASYIEKVRLLEQQNKVLVAELNQLKVKEPSRLGDIYQEELRELRRQVDGLTAGKARLEIEKDNLAADLAMLKQRLQDELGLRQDAENNLNAYRQDVDEAALNRVQLERKIEALQDEINFLKKTHEEELRELQEQIMAQQVHVDLDVSKPDLTAALRDIRVQYETMASSNMQETEDWYRSKFADLTDAANRNTEALRQAKQEANEYRRQIQAVTCDLEALRGTNESLERQLRDMEDRFAMETSGYQDTVSHLEEDIHGLKEEMARHLQEYQDLLNVKLALDIEIATYRKLLEGEESRITIPVQSFSNLQFRETNLDTKTPEAHVKRSILVRTVETRDGEIIKESTTEHKDLP, from the exons ATGGAGAGTCAGAGAATCCAGTCCTCATACAGGAAGCGTTTTGGGCCTCAGGGCTCGAGCGGCACAGGAGTCAGAATTGGGAGCCTGTCTTCTGGCCGTTTCTCCTGGCATGGCACCCCTCGCAACCTCACCCACTCCAGCCCCATATCCCGGATCTCCTTAGGCTCCACCAATGCTGCCCTGCTCCTGGGGAGCCCCGTGGACCGGCTGGACTTCTCAGCTGACTCTCTGATGAAGGCCCAGTACAaggagacacgcaccaatgaGAAGGTGGAGATGATGGGCCTGAATGACCGTTTTGCCAGCTACATAGAGAAAGTGCGCCtgttggagcagcagaacaAGGTGCTGGTGGCGGAGCTGAACCAGCTGAAGGTGAAGGAGCCCAGCCGACTGGGAGACATCTACCAAGAGGAGCTGAGGGAGTTGCGCAGGCAGGTGGATGGTCTCACTGCTGGCAAAGCTCGGCTGGAGATAGAGAAGGACAACCTGGCTGCGGATCTGGCCATGCTGAAGCAGAG GTTGCAGGATGAGCTTGGCCTCCGACAGGATGCAGAGAACAATTTGAATGCCTACAGACAG GATGTGGATGAGGCGGCTCTAAATCGTGTCCAATTAGAGAGGAAGATCGAAGCTCTGCAGGATGAGATAAATTTCCTGAAGAAGACTCACGAGGag GAGCTGCGTGAGTTACAGGAGCAGATCATGGCCCAGCAAGTGCATGTTGACCTGGATGTATCTAAACCAGACCTGACTGCTGCTCTGAGGGACATCAGGGTCCAGTATGAAACCATGGCCTCCTCAAATATGCAGGAGACAGAGGACTGGTACCGATCCAAG TTTGCTGACCTGACAGATGCAGCCAATCGAAACACAGAAGCCCTGCGTCAAGCCAAACAAGAGGCCAATGAATACCGGCGTCAGATCCAAGCGGTGACCTGTGATCTTGAGGCTCTCCGTGGTACA AACGAGTCTCTGGAACGCCAGCTCCGGGACATGGAGGACCGCTTTGCCATGGAGACCTCTGGTTACCAGGATACGGTGAGCCATCTGGAAGAGGACATCCATGGACTGAAGGAGGAGATGGCGAGACACCTGCAGGAGTACCAGGACCTTCTCAATGTCAAGCTGGCCCTGGATATCGAGATTGCCACCTACAGGAAGCTGCttgagggagaggagagcag GATCACCATTCCAGTTCAGAGCTTTTCCAACCTGCAGTTTAGAG AAACTAACCTGGACACTAAAACCCCAGAGGCCCATGTGAAGAGGAGCATCCTGGTCCGAACTGTGGAGACCAGAGACGGGGAG ATCATTAAGGAATCAACAACTGAACACAAAGATCTTCCTTGA